GTTCCCCGGAGATGTACCGGTAGGCCCTCGCGATCTCGCGCCGTTCGACGCGCGCGACGCCGACGAAGTTGTCGAGCGAGCGGGGGATCCCCTCCTGGCGACAGGCGGCATAGAGGCTCGCCGTCGCCATCGCCTCGATCGACCGCCCGCGGATGAGGTCCTCCTGCAGCGCGCGGCGGTAGATCATCGAGGCGATCTCCCGGACCGACTTCGGGACGCCCTGCGCGGAGGACATCCGCTCGACCTCCGAGAGCGCGAACTGGAGGTTGCGCTCGCCGGCGTCCTGCGTGCGGATACGCTCCTGCCACGTGCGGAGTCGCTCCATCCGCGAGCGCTTCTCCGCCGACAGCTGGCGACCGCTCGCGTCGCGGTTGCGCCAGTCGATGCTGGTGGTGAGGCCCTTGTCGTGTATCGTCCGGGTCATCGGCGAGCCGACGCGGCTCTTGCGGTCGCGCTCGGCGGCGTTGAACGCCCGCCACTCGGGGCCGCGGTCGACGGTGTCCTCCTCGACGATCAGTCCCGTCGGCTCGTGCATCAGCTCGCCGTCGTCCGTGCGAACGAGCTCCTCCTCGTCCACCTCGTCGGGATCGATCGTGTCGAGGTCGCGTTCCGCCGAGCGCTCGCGTTCGCGTTCCCGCTTCGTAGTCGTCACTGAATCGCTCGCGTCACACCCGTCT
This genomic stretch from Halobaculum roseum harbors:
- a CDS encoding transcription initiation factor IIB codes for the protein MTTTKRERERERSAERDLDTIDPDEVDEEELVRTDDGELMHEPTGLIVEEDTVDRGPEWRAFNAAERDRKSRVGSPMTRTIHDKGLTTSIDWRNRDASGRQLSAEKRSRMERLRTWQERIRTQDAGERNLQFALSEVERMSSAQGVPKSVREIASMIYRRALQEDLIRGRSIEAMATASLYAACRQEGIPRSLDNFVGVARVERREIARAYRYISGELRLALKPVDPAEHVPRFCSELGLPEEVKRRATRIVDETTVQGLHAGKSPTGFAAAAIYLASMLSDEKRTQSEVADVADVTVVTVRNRYKEQMNAVDLGAL